Proteins found in one Zea mays cultivar B73 chromosome 1, Zm-B73-REFERENCE-NAM-5.0, whole genome shotgun sequence genomic segment:
- the LOC100281653 gene encoding Probable serine/threonine-protein kinase At1g54610 translates to MGCVHGRPSTPSPDHPPQPPEPPAPAAAQEATGKAEQPAAPAEKPAPRERRSLSPRSGPGPSFANRARGEQVAAGWPAWLSAVAGEAIDGWTPRRADSFEKIDKIGQGTYSNVYKARDTVSGKIVALKKVRFDNLEPESVRFMAREILILRRLDHPNVVKLDGLVTSRMSCSLYLVFEYMEHDLAGLAASPEIKFTEPQVKCYMNQLLSGLEHCHDRGVLHRDIKGSNLLLDNNGMLKIADFGLASFFDPDRKQPMTSRVVTLWYRPPELLLGATDYGVGVDLWSAGCILAELLAGRPIMPGQTEVEQMHKIFKLCGSPTEEYWKKSKLPGATIFKTQLPYKRRIRETFEDFPQSALQLIEILLAINPADRLTATSALRSDFFTTEPFACEPSSLPKYPPSKEIDVKRRDEEARRLRATGGRANGDGAKKTRARDRPKAVPAPEANAELQVNIDKRRFVTHAAKSKSEKFPPPHQDGAVGVPLDTSNHMDPLYEPPDPSSFSTVFTHEKGAVPTWSGPLVDPAAVVNQKRKHKFGRSSKQPATARAR, encoded by the exons ATGGGCTGCGTCCACGGCCGCCCCTCCACGCCCAGCCCCGACCACCCGCCGCAGCCGCCCGAGCCGCCAGCCCCCGCGGCGGCGCAGGAGGCCACCGGGAAGGCCGAGCAGCCGGCGGCGCCAGCCGAGAAGCCGGCCCCACGGGAGAGGCGCTCCCTCTCGCCGCGCAGCGGCCCCGGCCCCAGCTTCGCCAACAGGGCGCGCGGGGAGCAGGTCGCCGCCGGCTGGCCCGCCTGGCTCTCCGCCGTCGCCGGCGAGGCCATCGACGGATGGACCCCGCGTCGTGCCGACTCCTTCGAGAAGATTGACAAG ATCGGCCAGGGCACATACAGCAACGTGTACAAGGCGCGCGACACGGTGAGCGGcaagatcgtggcgctcaagaagGTGCGCTTCGACAACCTCGAGCCCGAGAGCGTCCGCTTCATGGCCCGCGAGATCCTCATCCTCCGACGCCTCGACCACCCCAACGTCGTCAAGCTCGACGGCCTCGTCACCTCCCGCATGTCCTGCAGCCTCTACCTCGTCTTCGAGTACATGGAGCACGACCTCGCGGGCCTCGCCGCCAGCCCGGAAATCAAGTTCACCGAGCCACAG GTCAAGTGCTATATGAATCAGTTGTTGTCGGGTCTGGAGCACTGCCACGACCGGGGGGTGCTGCATCGCGACATCAAGGGCTCGAATCTGCTCCTGGACAACAATGGCATGCTCAAGATTGCAGATTTTGGTCTCGCGTCATTCTTCGACCCGGACCGTAAACAGCCGATGACGAGCCGGGTGGTGACCCTATGGTACCGGCCACCCGAGCTACTTCTCGGCGCAACGGACTATGGGGTAGGTGTGGACCTGTGGAGCGCAGGGTGTATCCTGGCCGAGTTGCTCGCTGGGAGGCCAATTATGCCGGGGCAAACAGAG GTGGAGCAGATGCATAAAATTTTTAAGTTATGTGGCTCCCCGACAGAAGAATATTGGAAAAAGTCCAAGCTACCTGGTGCTACAATATTTAAGACTCAGCTGCCATACAAAAGGCGAATAAGAGAGACATTTGAGGATTTTCCACAATCAGCGCTGCAGTTGATCGAGATACTACTTGCAATTAATCCAGCAGATCGGTTAACAGCGACTTCTGCATTAAGAAGCGAT TTCTTTACAACTGAACCTTTTGCATGTGAACCATCGAGTCTTCCAAAATATCCTCCAAGCAAAGAAATAGATGTGAAAAGAAGAGACGAAGAAGCCAGACG TTTAAGGGCTACTGGTGGTAGAGCTAACGGTGATGGAGCCAAGAAGACGAGAGCACGTGATCGACCTAAGGCAGTTCCAGCTCCAGAGGCAAATGCTGAACTTCAAGTAAATATCGAT AAACGAAGGTTCGTCACTCATGCAGCTAAGAGCAAGAGCGAAAAGTTCCCTCCCCCACATCAAGATGGTGCGGTTGGTGTCCCTTTGGACACTTCAAATCATATGGACCCACTATATGAGCCTCCAGACCCGTCTTCCTTCAGCACTGTGTTCACGCACGAGAAAGGCGCTGTGCCTACTTGGTCCGGACCATTGGTTGATCCTGCTGCAGTGGTGAACCAAAAGCGGAAGCACAAGTTTGGGCGCTCATCGAAACAACCGGCCACTGCCCGTGCTCGGTAA
- the LOC100281653 gene encoding probable serine/threonine-protein kinase At1g54610 isoform X1, producing the protein MGCVHGRPSTPSPDHPPQPPEPPAPAAAQEATGKAEQPAAPAEKPAPRERRSLSPRSGPGPSFANRARGEQVAAGWPAWLSAVAGEAIDGWTPRRADSFEKIDKIGQGTYSNVYKARDTVSGKIVALKKVRFDNLEPESVRFMAREILILRRLDHPNVVKLDGLVTSRMSCSLYLVFEYMEHDLAGLAASPEIKFTEPQVKCYMNQLLSGLEHCHDRGVLHRDIKGSNLLLDNNGMLKIADFGLASFFDPDRKQPMTSRVVTLWYRPPELLLGATDYGVGVDLWSAGCILAELLAGRPIMPGQTEVEQMHKIFKLCGSPTEEYWKKSKLPGATIFKTQLPYKRRIRETFEDFPQSALQLIEILLAINPADRLTATSALRSDFFTTEPFACEPSSLPKYPPSKEIDVKRRDEEARRLRATGGRANGDGAKKTRARDRPKAVPAPEANAELQKRRFVTHAAKSKSEKFPPPHQDGAVGVPLDTSNHMDPLYEPPDPSSFSTVFTHEKGAVPTWSGPLVDPAAVVNQKRKHKFGRSSKQPATARAR; encoded by the exons ATGGGCTGCGTCCACGGCCGCCCCTCCACGCCCAGCCCCGACCACCCGCCGCAGCCGCCCGAGCCGCCAGCCCCCGCGGCGGCGCAGGAGGCCACCGGGAAGGCCGAGCAGCCGGCGGCGCCAGCCGAGAAGCCGGCCCCACGGGAGAGGCGCTCCCTCTCGCCGCGCAGCGGCCCCGGCCCCAGCTTCGCCAACAGGGCGCGCGGGGAGCAGGTCGCCGCCGGCTGGCCCGCCTGGCTCTCCGCCGTCGCCGGCGAGGCCATCGACGGATGGACCCCGCGTCGTGCCGACTCCTTCGAGAAGATTGACAAG ATCGGCCAGGGCACATACAGCAACGTGTACAAGGCGCGCGACACGGTGAGCGGcaagatcgtggcgctcaagaagGTGCGCTTCGACAACCTCGAGCCCGAGAGCGTCCGCTTCATGGCCCGCGAGATCCTCATCCTCCGACGCCTCGACCACCCCAACGTCGTCAAGCTCGACGGCCTCGTCACCTCCCGCATGTCCTGCAGCCTCTACCTCGTCTTCGAGTACATGGAGCACGACCTCGCGGGCCTCGCCGCCAGCCCGGAAATCAAGTTCACCGAGCCACAG GTCAAGTGCTATATGAATCAGTTGTTGTCGGGTCTGGAGCACTGCCACGACCGGGGGGTGCTGCATCGCGACATCAAGGGCTCGAATCTGCTCCTGGACAACAATGGCATGCTCAAGATTGCAGATTTTGGTCTCGCGTCATTCTTCGACCCGGACCGTAAACAGCCGATGACGAGCCGGGTGGTGACCCTATGGTACCGGCCACCCGAGCTACTTCTCGGCGCAACGGACTATGGGGTAGGTGTGGACCTGTGGAGCGCAGGGTGTATCCTGGCCGAGTTGCTCGCTGGGAGGCCAATTATGCCGGGGCAAACAGAG GTGGAGCAGATGCATAAAATTTTTAAGTTATGTGGCTCCCCGACAGAAGAATATTGGAAAAAGTCCAAGCTACCTGGTGCTACAATATTTAAGACTCAGCTGCCATACAAAAGGCGAATAAGAGAGACATTTGAGGATTTTCCACAATCAGCGCTGCAGTTGATCGAGATACTACTTGCAATTAATCCAGCAGATCGGTTAACAGCGACTTCTGCATTAAGAAGCGAT TTCTTTACAACTGAACCTTTTGCATGTGAACCATCGAGTCTTCCAAAATATCCTCCAAGCAAAGAAATAGATGTGAAAAGAAGAGACGAAGAAGCCAGACG TTTAAGGGCTACTGGTGGTAGAGCTAACGGTGATGGAGCCAAGAAGACGAGAGCACGTGATCGACCTAAGGCAGTTCCAGCTCCAGAGGCAAATGCTGAACTTCAA AAACGAAGGTTCGTCACTCATGCAGCTAAGAGCAAGAGCGAAAAGTTCCCTCCCCCACATCAAGATGGTGCGGTTGGTGTCCCTTTGGACACTTCAAATCATATGGACCCACTATATGAGCCTCCAGACCCGTCTTCCTTCAGCACTGTGTTCACGCACGAGAAAGGCGCTGTGCCTACTTGGTCCGGACCATTGGTTGATCCTGCTGCAGTGGTGAACCAAAAGCGGAAGCACAAGTTTGGGCGCTCATCGAAACAACCGGCCACTGCCCGTGCTCGGTAA